ctatacttcaatttggccgaattgagtacaggaagcgtcttgacaaggtggcagctaggttcagaatgatgctcacaccgacAATCCCTGCatcctcctcgaaataaccaatgagaggatggCATACagaggcctacccctctcatccaatcagcgacggtgtagcatagcccctagggcaactccaagatggccgaccaacatggcgactcaagatgtttactaagatggcggctgtttccatgacgacgactcgagcgcgggaggcccacagctcacccacgccggcggcctagctgttcccgcacAAAGtagagtctcgcttcatgctatacaatgagatgattctatcagctctagcactgtccacagacatgccaccccggccagggtaacatttatggactgctgatgactggggctctcacatgagcccaaacactagatgtttcggttgttggttaccaaacttaagtccgcccacttaacaagtgcacttcacaagtgtactggctcccacaggcataggagcactattgtaagtgagctggtgaaccatctcctcacaagcacatataagaagacagcaatgatcacaatggtaaagatgttcaatttgggaacataaaggttgggagattgggtagcaatagatacagtgcaattttaaggcaaaaagtgaaaaactatgaagataaaattaggtactttttagtattgattttgaatgatgtaaaagttggacagcttttcaattcagtagggagtgagttccataaactgggtccctttatttgcatacagtgtttacacagattaagtttaacaatggggatatcaaagagatatttatttctggtgtggtgataatgggtcctattacatctgtccaggaagagtttcagagcaggatttgcatttaagaacagggttttgtaaatgtagttgacacaagagaatttatggagtgagattatgtttagcatgtttagggagttaaaccagggggctgtgtgttgtctgaaagcagaatttgatattattctgatgtggttgaaccccatgcacagataccatagttgagatagagatagattagtgcataatatagagagatgagagcagagttaggtacataatatctgattttggagagtataccaactgttttagagactttcttagttatgtgttgtatgtgggtactgaagttgagtctcttgtctaggaataggccaagaaactttccatcatttttattgttaatgtttacattgtctatctgaagctgaattgcatttgtagatttgcttccaaataggatgtagtaggtcttttctatgttaagtgtttgttggttgacatccataagtggactttttttagttcattattaacatcatttagtgtatgtgggttggggttggagtagatgagggtagtatcatcagcaaacaaaataggtttcagaatgttagagacattaggcagatcattgatgtatataagaaatagaagaggtcccaagatgctgccctgtggcactccaacggttattggtagaatgggagaggatatattattgatggctacacattggtgtctatcactaagataggattggatatagtccagtgcatggcctcggattccataatgatggagtttacataagaggtaatcgtgattaacagtatcaaaggcctttctcaggtcaatgaagagtccaatcggaaactcatttttgtcaagggctgagtaaattatatcaaggagactaataattgcatcgttggtactctattgagagcggaagccaaactgacaggggctaagaatgtcgaattttacgagataggagtagagctgtttgtagataattttttcaaatatttttgatagtatgggtaggttcgatattggtctatagttgtttatgtctaccggattacctcctttatgaactggcgttactcttgctttgttaaggatatcagggaaggtatgacactcaagggatttgttgaacagcagagctataggtggcgcaagggcatgggaggcgctcttgtatacaatggatggaatttcactgatgttcccagctttggtttttagtgagtataacaccctcccagaatgatgtgatttttgttgagattgttatttatgataagattccttacattgtctgagaataaagctatgttggtattaggaaatctatggatggcaccgatagtcagggaggatttaagggatttactggagaacttggcaaaggtatattcacaatagtcatctctatcactaataacactattgcaaatgaaggtatttttgtaatatattgctgtaccaccaccttttttattaggcctgcagttatgaatggctttataaccagctaaggtgtagagttgggtatagtcattacttagccaagtttctgttaaaatgatgaatgataatttagtacctagtgctgtgagtagtgcatttatatcatcaaaatgtttaccaagtgacctaacattttggttgtaaactgataagcaggtgctatttaggagtttgttttttgcaagatttgctgtgtaatacctgcaataatgatgatcaatgtgctgatttgtgtggatatgggacagaagatttcgatcaggatcaatatcagtaagcatatagataaaataatgtcacgatacaatatgataagcaattacaggaacagataaatactaaacctgctgtaaaatagaaagtaattatagcaaaacacaaaaatacaataatataacaatacaataagagcttacaaagtattaagtctgctaaaattagagaataattatggcaaaacacaataataaatgcaagtaaacaaaagaattgaaacaattagaggtagaataaaggtcactagatagccatggaggatacacaagtttggagagaacaaaatatcagtagagactgtcaagatgaatatataaaaaatttgacaaatgataattgtaaagtaaaataatcttaaagataataaattttatttagcttagtttttaacctataattagtatgaacttaattaagagaacaaaatgagatcaataattgatttcaataaatgacataaatcaatacaattaaatttaaaatttaaatggaatagggtaagattagatttaagagtaaaattttacaatgaaactgaggtagatgcttgcataagtgcatggagacttgacggattatttaggaaattatatgaatgggagaacattaggtaaatggtaaggcagagacagcaccttggacaaagttagattaagttaggttaggtttacccttgggtaaattcagtaaatatatacaataattatgAGTTGGAATAGGGTAaacaatatatacaatatatacaataattaaaatatatacgtaacataaatatatacaataattatgAGTTGGAATAGGGTACATGATATACAatactgtacatgaatgtaacaactcttgtatatatctcaaaaaaaaaaaaaaaaaaaaattgtcagcgcatcttccgagcaacaaggacagctacacagtatttcttagaattacgtaggtaaacaacaaatgtaacatatttgtttactacaatgtcggtgctggctgtagaagttgaaaaaacattgttttacttcgaaatatactaattttttaagaaaattcgacgtaaataggaggcagtagagctccgatataccagcgctaaatcttcaatatgaagaatgttggctgctctctgattggccaaacgaaacacagtagtgacctctatcggcacgcaggtgaaccaacaaatttcttccaaagtggaccttattgaatcgcacctaagcatcttcttagggcgcacttaggaaccttcgtagcaaacccacttacgaagaaatacacagagcttcctgaatctaggtcccagCCAGCGGTGGTATGCCCTTCCCTATTacaaatttctttatgaatgtaTTTGCTTATTGTCTTGCCTATTGTTTGTGAATCTGCTTGTATTCTGTTTATTACAGCTTGTTTAttggttagttagtttagttcatttattatgcaccccatacccatcttgtgggcgggagtggaaagggttacagaggcacatatatgggctcaggaactgaaccccacaattcatttagctaagcaagttacaatcttgtttattacctttcatatttacttattgattatatatttgattgaaaaaaaataaataaaaaaaaattcagagtAATGCATTCACCATGGGAGCAACGTTTCCTTCAGAAAGAATATAAACGTGTACCATTATACTTTAATAAATCAATTGCAAGCATATTCTTTAATTCGAAAAAATGAGGAAAACATAAGAGTTAAATGTAGAAAACCAGTTACAAACAATAGTAAGAAATAGGAAAAATAAAGCGTGGCACCAGGAAAAACACTGGAACGCCAAGGTGAGCGTCGTCGCCATTATCACAACACGGGACGGTGAGTGTCCAGACATGAGCATAAAACCTTCCCTGAAacagcacctatcataaagaagcccACCATTGAccaccaagtgctcacatcaagtgtaACTCTACAACagcctaagaaacaacactcaagccttgcctaACCCTCAACATTGACGTCCCACCGTGAGGCGTCACCCAGCATCAACACTCATGCAGTCatcggatacaagacactccgtacattgacaacatcgcacactaatatttttaccacttcggacaccagctttcgacgtttcgcatatgtgtacgtgttccatattaaaacgacaatataatgctattaacaattaaaatcttttatttaacaggcatatagttattaaatgaagtttagtgatgtaatagacataatccggagttggtaaggacgccgcccgccagcgtaaacacaacacacccgaatgcccacaaacacgatacaacgcacaaaacacaacacttctctcagtttttggataaactccttttatatttattatgtgagagttatacatgtataaaatgataactattataggttagcgcctaatatttaatattaatcaataaaaaagaagtcagaagccacacgcctgtctgtacatgtcttttgtgtaaaagtattttgggcgctcatgtacttgtgcgctagctggcgttcacaactattctcgcctacaagcattagaattaagcaaacgaatttattttttcatttatatacaagaagagaaggctacccttgagtctgtaatattcatctgatcactggtctcccaattggtcctcattgctttatcttgctattattgaatgtcaataaccgtattatgaaaTTTCAATTacaactatttctttctttattatgcaccccatacacatcccgtgggcggtggtgtaaaggattacagaggcacataatcggttcaggaactgaaccttctagttcgtttagctaagcaaataacaatgtttgacgcaagttacaaaattattaatgttgtatacacatgtacacatactcatacatacatgtacatatatatatatatatatatatatatatatatatatatatatatatatatatatatatatatatatatatatatatatatatatatatataattataccagtataatctaataatatatactggtctaataaaataattagaccagttaatactctcactcgttgtgttaggatatgttagcttgataaaactgactgttcattgttgagaaatgtgttaacaaacaatatatctgactttatcaagactgtagcttgcttagcaaaaggaactttttttaaatttgggttcagtttaactaccgctcaatggatgagtaattggggcataatgaaGGAACTAattaagctgataaaatgaaagatgggaaaacaacattagagatgaactcgagagacgttttcatgttaacccgaaaattatttgaggagcaagacggactgcgggtcaggcaatttgtcttcatgctatcgtgatgggggatcagccgttatacgtgttaatgactcttgtatagttgtgtagttaaggacaacagggtaaaggggtaatgggcattgtggttgattgttctacctgggaatcctccactgttttatatcttatgtatgtatgtatgtatgtatgtatgtatgtatgtatgtatgtatgtatgtatgtatgtatgtatgtatgtacgtatgtactaacctagttgtggttgcgggggttgaactttggctctttggtcccgcctctcaaccgtcaatcaactgatgtacagattcctgagcctactgggctctgtcatatctacatttgaacctgtgtatggagtcagcctccaccacattactgcctaatgcattccatttattaactactctgacactgaaaagttctttctataatctctctggctcatttgggtactcagcttccacctgtgtccccttgtgcgtgtaccacatgtgttaaataaatgtatgtatgtatgtatgtatgtatgtatgtatgtatgtatgtatgtatgtatgtatgtatgtatgtatgtaaggagagaaagagatgaagactgagacagagaaatagatatagacagagtcagggagagaatgttagacacagagatggatagataaggatatgcaaagtcagtgagagaatgacagagatagagcgaggaaagagacagagagataggctgacacagtgaatgtcagaaacgaggagaggcaaagacagagggacagggacagacggacagggccagaggagggacgggggaacagagggggtcagtgggacagagagggagacagggacagagaaggggacagggacagagacagagggacagggtcagagagggggaccgggggacagagggaggagaggggggcaggagaccaagagagagaggacagaggagagacaggggatagaaagagtgggcagggggacagagggagggacagggacagacagagaaggacaggaacaggggggcagaaagggcggacagggggacagagagatggacagggggcagagatagggacaggggaacagagacagggacaaggggacagagatggatagggggactggaggaaagggaggggggacaGATAAAGGACAGCggtcagaaagagtgggcagagggacagagaggtacaggggacagagagaaggacagggggacagagatggacagggggacatagaggaacaggaggacagagagtgacagggggacagagagaggaacaggaggacagagaggaacagggggacagagagaaggacaatgggatagagagggacaggaggacagagagaggaacaggaggacagagaggaacagggggacagagagagggacaatggtatagagagggacagggggacagagagatggaaagggggcggatagggggacaggggacagagagggggacagggggaaagggatcggggacagaggacagaaaatgtgggcaaggggacaaagtgagggacagggggacaaagatggacagggggacaaagatggacagggggacaggaggaaaggggggagatgtatgaggggggaatgtttgcgagagatggagaaggggaatttagaacggtaagttaagagagggggcaactaaggcgcatgattgaaaagcaaatgagcatcattgcaatagcaggagccacgcacatcttcagcatgcgttgttgagacattgtcaattaagcggtgtccaataacagtatcttcggtatttaagcgataccttaaaaaatactggaaatattcaaagatattaatccagatattaatccccttgtgcaacgcacacaagaggcaacagcttctagctctacaagcggcaatataaaatagagaataggcgatagttttcactcatagtgtaataaacccacggacccacccacccgctgaagccgtaaataccaagacattacttccgtttaaaattaagccggaaaaatcctcaggtatgtggaggatgggggaggcctttgatcaaccgccaacttcctgccccgtcgacggggccatcagccctcagtgtgccctcagccaaattcatgtgaaacatgtatgtgtgtgtattaaatattttaatttattatttccaagatttagctgttagctcttggaccccgcctttctaagcgtcggttgtctaatgtaccgactctcggcctcttttcctccatcatatctaaacaacatatatttttatctaacacacacacatccccaagatgcagcctttagcggcttcctgactttcaggttcctatttactgcaaggtgaatagaggcattagtgtgtgtatgtttgtgtctgtgtgtgtgtgtgtacgtgtgtgtgtgtgcacgtgtgtgcgtgcgtgtgtatattcacctagttgtggttgcgggggttgagctctggctctttggtcccacctctcaactggcaatcaactgatgtacagattcctgagcctactgggctctatcatatctgcatttgaaactgtactcacctagttgtactcacctagttgtgcttgcgggggttgagatctggctctttggtcccgcctctcaaccgtcaatcaacaggtgtacaggttcctgagcctattgggctctatcatatctacacttgaaactgtgtttggagtcagcctccaccacattgcttcctaatgcattccatttgtcaaccactctgacactaaaaaagttctttctaatatctctgtggctcatttgggcactcagtttccacctgtgtcccctagtgcgtgtgccccttgtgttaaatagcctatctttatcaaccctgtcgattcccttgagaatcttgaatgtggtgatcatgtcccccctaactcttctgtcttccaacgaagtgaggtttaattcccgtagtctctcctcgtagctcatacctctcagctcgggtactagtctggtggcaaaccattgaaccttttccagtttagtcttatgcttgactagatatggactccatgctggagctgcatactccaggattggtctgacatatgtggtatataatgttctgaaagattccttacacaagtttctaaaggccgttcttatgttagccaacctggcatatgctgctgatgttatcctcttgatatgagctttaggggacaggtctggcgtgatatcaacccccaggtctttctctctctctgactcttgaagtatttcatctcccaagtgataccttgtatctggtctcctgcttcctactcctatcttcattacattacatttgcttgggttaaactctaacatccatttgttcgaccattcctgcagctcgtccaggtcttcttgaagcctcaagctgtgtatgaagtcagcctccaccacatcactgcctaatgcattccatctattaactactctgacactgaactctGACACTTATggttataaaaacggaaaccacgtacaaaactcaggcaaatcataacatagaacgaaaaggcaatgtaaaggatctgggtgtactcatgtcggaagaccttacctttaaagaacacaataaagtagccgtcacaactgcaagaaaaatgacaggttagataacaagagcttttcacactagagatgctataccgatgatgatacttttcaaaacgcttgtgctctctagagtggagtactgctgcacaatgacagcacctttcaaagctggagaaattgctgacctggagagcgtgcagagatcctttacagctagaatccactcagtaaaacatctaaactattgggaccgactaaagagcctaaaactgtactcccttgagcgcaggcgggagaggtacataataatttacacgtggaaaatattagaggggctggtcccaaacctgcacacagaaataacatcacatgagaccagaagacatggcaggatgtgcagaatacccccgttaaaaaacagaggtgcaacaggtactctgagagagaactctatcaacatcagaggtccgagactgttcaacacgcttccactacacataaggggcataactggccgacccctcacagtgttcaagagagaactggataagcacctccaaaggatacctgatcaaccaggctgtgactcgtacgtcaggctgcgagcagccgcgtccaacagcctggttgatcagtccggcaaccaggaggcctggtcgacgaccgggccgtggggatgctaagccccggaagcacctcaaggtaacctcgaggtaaggctcatttggatactaagtttccacctgtgttcccttgttcgcctaccactcgtgttaaacagtttatctttatgtaccctatcaattgctctgagaattttgtaggtagtgatcatgtctccccttactcttctgtcttccagtgtcatgaggtgcatttctcgcagcctgtcctcgtaactcatgcctcttagtcctgggactagcctattggcataccaccaaactttttcaagcttcgtcttgtgcttgacaaggtgtgtgtgtgtgtgtgtgtgtgtgtgtgtgtgtgtgtgtgtgtgtgtgtgtgtgtgtgtgtgtgtgtgtgtgtgtgtgtgtgtgtgtgtgtgtgtgtgtgtgtgtgtgtgtgtgtgtgtgtgtgtgtgtgtgtgtgtgtgtgtgtgtgtgtacgtgtgtaacacacacgtacttatgtggtacgtgtgtactacataattgtaaggcgtttgctgaattagaaaagtcggctagcagttcacccttaacgacacaatgaactcattacataaaaaatacgtggctgtgcaacagtgtgtgagaattggggaactggtgtgcatttagacgactggcgaggaccaacaatgacgtagaaggatggtaacagcgtctgaatcaaagggcagtgagggacaacttggctttatatattttaatccccttactataccgtgaggcgtccctggtaaccttgcaataccaactcgtttctgatcaaaagctaaagtccagtcgccgcaagggcaataaagagaaacaggaacatttgtggaagctttgggaccgttacgaggaaaaacagataagcacctcacagttcctcaaggaatgttcgcgttttatcccaggaagtgcctgaattAGAATTaaaaaacagcagtctgtttactggttgttatttaacttaagttagttgtaaatgataatgtaaaaatagccactgagaactgatgagttgcccaagacttttgctcgtaaagagggaattgattacaaacttggactgcctttgagcagcctgagggcagcaatatcccaggaacatcaactaaatttcggagacttgaggcaaagtgaaattcacaccagttactccatctatcatcattctattatgcaggaagaaccgcacgtctatgggtcatccaataatgttagcagacttctagatgttaccactgctaggcttaggctcggctacaagtacctctgggagtttgtaacatctgctgatgtagatttgactaaatgtaaactctgtcagcagaactattcgcgtactttgcgtcattatataatggaatgtgaaaaaatcgcggaatttagagataacaccatcaatagtgttcaagatatgtgtaagtacttcattcataatgatgtgctgctcgaaatcttagcgaagtatccaaaatttgcttactgtaggtaatgcatgcacatgactgtaaagctgccgcccagttgggtgggtgtggagcacatgactgtaaagctgccgtccagttgggtgggtgtgcagcaagactagtacctgtgtgactcaccatagatgtaaagtgccttgtatagtgactgttgtgagcctcttgttgatcacttgtgacaaagattattgatgtgtgtatttgtgtaggtgattagatatgtatgtgtatgtatatatgtatacgtatatatatatgtacatgtatgtatgagagtgtgtacatgtatatataatattaataattttgtaactagcgtcacaaattgttatttgcttagctaaacgaactagagggttcagttcctgaaccgattatgtgcctctgtaatcctttacaccaccgcccacgggatgggtatggggtgcataataaagaaagaaattgaattgaattggtctgattaagactttatgaccatgtaatctatgttttgctccactacttactggttgagtatggggtgcataacaaatattagcctccttcaggggcgccttgtttctaaacgtgttagtcttaaatcctttaatctcaaatcttgctacaatgtacctcttaatatatgttatgtactctcgcaacccaatgtaccttcttgtatataaataaatagatttcaactgtaagggggtatggtttgcaccttgttattctaataacagatatataattctaataatggaagcgctaattatatgaacaagttccatgtatttattcagacgagaacaacagcgaacacataccagcgcatatacgaacggaatggtttgtatgtacaaacttctcagtgaacgaagttgtttctagcccggtatccgaaattgcagtatacgacttgaccagtcccccagTCATCTAGAGAGAAAACCTTcctacaaactgcacctatcataaagaagatgtagactcaccagtgtccagagtgttggAAGGTATTCACtcatcttggaagtatgaagactcacatgttagtgcattcgggtgaaaaacctcataagtgtccagagtgtgggaagatgttcagacatcttggaagtatgaagactcacatgttagtgcattcgggtgaaaaacctcataagtgtccagagtgtatgAAGCAGTTCAGACAACTTGGAAGTattaagactcacatgttagtgcattcgggtgaaaaacctcataagtgtccagagtgtgggatgaGGTTCAGACAACTTGGAAGTATTaagactcatatgttagtgcattcgggtgtaaaacctcataagtgtccagagtgtgggatgaGCTTTAGccagcttggaaatatgaagactcacatgttagtgcattcgggtgaaaaacctcataagtgtccagagtgtgggatgaGGTTCAGACAACttcgaagtatgaagactcacatgttagtgcattcaggtgaaaaccctcataagtgtccagagtgtggaaagagttTCAGACGTCTTGATCATAT
The DNA window shown above is from Procambarus clarkii isolate CNS0578487 chromosome 6, FALCON_Pclarkii_2.0, whole genome shotgun sequence and carries:
- the LOC138356189 gene encoding zinc finger protein 85-like, yielding MKTHMLVHSGEKPHKCPECMKQFRQLGSIKTHMLVHSGEKPHKCPECGMRFRQLGSIKTHMLVHSGVKPHKCPECGMSFSQLGNMKTHMLVHSGEKPHKCPECGMRFRQLRSMKTHMLVHSGENPHKCPECGKSFRRLDHMKSHRLVHSGEKPHKCPECGKVFTHPGNMKKHMLVHSGEKPHKCPECGKRFSQLGSMKTHMLVHSGEKHS